The Gossypium hirsutum isolate 1008001.06 chromosome A13, Gossypium_hirsutum_v2.1, whole genome shotgun sequence nucleotide sequence TATTTTTCACTTCTCGTTTGCTCTATTTATAGGAGGTTCATTCTCTTGGTGAGGTATGCAATTTTGAAAGTTGGAAGATTGGATCATCCTGCTCAAACTATTTACTTCTAGCTTTTATTTGATTCCCTTGTGTTGATTTTGGCATTGAGAACTCTCTGagtattgaaaaagagaaaatgtatGATAGAGttaaatctgaaatttgatatttaaccCAAAAAGGACTTAATACAGAATTTAACTACATTTAAAGtttgaaactttaaaaaaaaaaacccacataACTTAGACGCGAAATTAGAACAGTTCATGGCTCGGGTCAGACTCATGCATAATTTTTAGATCAATTTTTCAAGTTTGGACCCGACCTAAATGGGTTTACTTTTTTATCTAAGTCTAGCCTAATTTAAGAAAGGTAAACTTAGACTCACCCATTCAatccatatttgattttttaaaaaaattacatttatttaaaatatttttttaaaaatataatgtactaaatgcactaaaaaatgctaaaataaaaaatttctaatgcattaaaatatattgaaaaacaataccttaaatataataaatattttattgtattaaatatattttttaaaattttatattttaggttaGGTTATTTGAGTAAGTTTTTTAGATTTTGcctaagaaattttattgttattaggttaataatttaatataaatatataattattataatatttttcataCCATAATATATTAAGATCAAATCAAGAATAAACTAAAAAATCTTACCCAAAGCTTGACCCATATAAATAATGGATCTTAAAGCTTCACCCATATAAATAATGGATCTTAAATTTTACCTAAACCCATTTGTAGGCCTCGTATTTTTATCGAAACCTTCCAATTTCTCAAGTAaacctttaaatttggatggaTGATAAAACCTAATTTTTGAACAAATTTTTAAACTTGAATGAACCAACCCATAAACAGTGCTACACAAAACCTAGTACCAACTTGCATGTTTATTGACAAATAACATACAATACTTTCAAAAACATTCTAATattcttttcataaattttttttaaaaaaaagtgcaATGTATGGCCGctgcaaaaacataaaattttaatccaCTGCCAAAATACGAATAATTCATGGAGAAAAGCCAACACCTTCCACGTACGATAGGTAGGCCAGGCCTGTTGGTTCACCATAATTTCAAGGAACTGCATCAAAAGCTTtcagtttatttttttttttgcctctGTTGCATACATACATTGGAACATTGGGATTGAGAATATCTAGTTTTATGTACAAAGAAGCCAGTTTTGACTCTACACGTAACCGCACCACTTTACTATATGCACAAAAGTTGGACAGACAAAAACTGAACTTCCATCACCAGAGTGACACTAAGGGGGGGTCACTAACCACCTATCACCACCATAAGCAAGTACCATTCTTTTTAATCAAGATTTTCGAGTTGAGGAGGTCGAGTTGCTCTGCGAAACCATGTATTGAAAGCTGTGATTAAGTGGGGGCAATCTTCAACATTTCGGGTTGAGAAGCTGAGACATTGTTGCAACAATACTTGTGCATCTGACATCGGCAGCGTTGAGATGATTCTCAAGAACGTTTCCTCCAATTCCAGGTGCAGTGGTTTATGGCTGGGTAGCATAGGTGACACATTGTCTTTGCACACAAGCAGAACAGGAAGCCAATCTTTCACAAGCTTCATTCTAACCTGAAATTTTATACACACTATAGTCAGGTCCTGACCACCATTGATGGGCAAGAAACACTCAACTTCTTTAAAACTCGAGCGTCACACATGCATAACAACCAAGGAATGTAACGCAGCTTTCAGAAACCAAACAAGAAGCGGCAGACCATTTCCTAGTAAAATTTGGCATTACCCGCAATCTTGTTAGAATAAACTACCCCTTTAGTACTCTGTCATTTATTGTTGTTAGAATAAACTACCCCTTTAGTACTTTGTCATTTATTGTTGTAATCCTAGTATCAACACACGCTTGGACCACACTTCTGCTTTAAAATTATAACCTTTAATTACTCTTCAGAAGATCTTAGTCTTTGACAACCAAAAGTATTCATATTTCATTACAGTTGCTAGATCCAAAGCACATAAAGTTGAGTAGAATTTATTTGTCAAACTAACTTGAATAGGCATATTAAGCATATGGTTCCATCACCCAAAGACACCACAGTGAATGTATTTGCTCTTTTAAAACAGACCACTCTATAAAAGCAAATCACATGTATAAACAGGTAGCCAAAAAGTGATCAAGGCTGGAGCCAAAGGATTACCCTAACTTAACATTCCAACAGAATTTCCATCGACTCGAATGTAATCAACAAACTAAAGCAAGAACTTCCTTGCAGCAATCAATTAACAATAACCAAACTTGGGGTTTATCTTTCACTATAAGTATTGCAGCAGAGCTTAGAAAGATCTGAATAACAATATGTTCAGATATCATATACGTAATTCATAAATTATGGTCGCCTAGACAATCATATGCTTGCTTGAACTTCCCAATTTAAACATCACAACTTTTAAATTGAAAACAACTTGTTCCCATGGACGATTAATTCCTAAAATTCCACAAACAATTCACATTTGATTGCCTAACGAGCAACCCTGACCAGCAAAGTCTTATTGATTCCACCAAACAAACACAATTTTACATTTACCAATTCATTGAATGCTGTATGATAACCAATTCATTGAATGCTGTATGATAAACGCCTGCATATTCAAATAGTGGAATAACTTGCAAGAATGAAATTGATACCTGTCTAGCAGCCAATATTGTTCCAGCAGCAACAGCATTGGCAAGCTTACAAGTACACCGGAGGACGACAGCAGGGAGTCCCGGAACAATATTCCTCCAAGCATCATCCCTAAACGCTCTTTGCAAATCCGCCGTAAATGAAGCCTGCTCACTCCATTCAACCACAGCTGAATCCGCCACCCTCAACTCAATCATCCTCTCAACCAACCACAACAAATGCCTCCCATTAGTCATAGCCgtatgcaaattcaacctctGGATCGCCTCCGTCTCATTATGATCCCCTCTAAAATCAGGGCTCGTATACTCCTCCAAACTCTCCTTCACAACCTTCAAGCTCGTCTCGAAGGCCCTCTCCAAAACCCTCCTCGCCGATTCCCGCGACGAAAAATCCCTCAGAAGCTTAGCCACAAACGCTTTAACGAACGCCATATTAGGATGGTTATGAATCGCCGCTAAAATCAAGCCGTGCAACATTTCTTCGCAAGAATCTTCTTTCCCCGGCGAAAGCCTGGCGAGAAGTTCCTTCGATTCTTCCTCGCGTAAGAAGGGGATCAAACTCAGCACTCTCTTCTCCTCCTCCTCGCTCCACGGCACGGCTTCCAGGAATCTCAAGCATGATTTCACGCAATCCTCGAAGAGTAATTCGAGAGCCACGGGGAGGATCTCGAGTGCGGTGGAAGCTGAGTCGATGACGGTCGCGAAATCGCTCGTGTAAAGCAGTTGGAGGACGGTTAAATGGATGGATATAGAGTTCGGATCATCGACAACGGCAAGGTTTAAATGAACTAGGTTATTATTGTTATCATTGCTCCTGGAACCTTCGGCGCCATTGTTGCTCTTGGCGTCAGCGTTCGTTCGGTGTTGCCAACAGTCGGATAAAATCGCCGCGAAATATTTGGCGCGGCGGATGACGGCGGAGTGGAGATAGATCTGGATGTCTGATTGGCGGGAAGAGTCGGATGGGGCGTCGGAATCGAATGGGGAAAGATCAACGAAGAGGCGGAGTAAGACGTCAGCGGTGTAGGGATCATTGAAGGAGGAAGTAACGGCATTGGGAGAGGTAGTGATGGTGGATGCGGCGGAGGAGGTGCGGTGGAGCTTTTGGGAGGATTCGGAGACCGTTTTGTCGGAAAAAGAATTGACAACAGTGGCGGTGGAGGAGAGGCGCGTGGCAGAGGTGTGGCGGTGAGGCACGCGCTGACGCTTTCGATAGCTGTTTGGTATCATGGAGGAGGTTGTAGAAGAAATTGATAAATTAGGTTTTGGATAAGGAAGATATGAACAGGCAGGTAATGCTATACTATTATTACGTTAGAGGGTAATGCCTTGTAAATTGAGGATGATTGAATGATTTTGGGTAAACTAACTAGTGGATCACCCAATTTTTTGGCGCTTCATTTTGGTccctcaaataaaaaatatttataatttagtcattattgtTACAACAATTAAACATTTTAATCTTCCAATCGTTAATCGAACGATGaatgtcgtaaccatttttttaggaaaatcggaaatcgacttggattttaaaaatgaacacaaaaaacgggagtcgccaccgatcctttttgactaggtgtgatcgggtcacctcgttaAAGTGGTTGTTCTtaataaataacttgatttatttaaacaacaattttggtctacgcaaatcaagaaaacaggttcgggagtcagttatgcacgaggaaggattaacaccctcgatgcgcccaaaactggtacctagttgattaattagtgtcttagtgtcgaagattgaaaacttgaaagaatttaagaTACGATC carries:
- the LOC107952140 gene encoding BTB/POZ domain-containing protein At1g63850; amino-acid sequence: MIPNSYRKRQRVPHRHTSATRLSSTATVVNSFSDKTVSESSQKLHRTSSAASTITTSPNAVTSSFNDPYTADVLLRLFVDLSPFDSDAPSDSSRQSDIQIYLHSAVIRRAKYFAAILSDCWQHRTNADAKSNNGAEGSRSNDNNNNLVHLNLAVVDDPNSISIHLTVLQLLYTSDFATVIDSASTALEILPVALELLFEDCVKSCLRFLEAVPWSEEEEKRVLSLIPFLREEESKELLARLSPGKEDSCEEMLHGLILAAIHNHPNMAFVKAFVAKLLRDFSSRESARRVLERAFETSLKVVKESLEEYTSPDFRGDHNETEAIQRLNLHTAMTNGRHLLWLVERMIELRVADSAVVEWSEQASFTADLQRAFRDDAWRNIVPGLPAVVLRCTCKLANAVAAGTILAARQVRMKLVKDWLPVLLVCKDNVSPMLPSHKPLHLELEETFLRIISTLPMSDAQVLLQQCLSFSTRNVEDCPHLITAFNTWFRRATRPPQLENLD